Proteins encoded together in one Felis catus isolate Fca126 chromosome B3, F.catus_Fca126_mat1.0, whole genome shotgun sequence window:
- the NKX2-1 gene encoding homeobox protein Nkx-2.1 isoform X2: MGEGRGHQVCSSRRRIMSMSPKHTTPFSVSDILSPLEESYKKVGMEGGGLGAPLAAYRQGQAAPPAAAMQQHAVGHHGAVTAAYHMTAAGVPQLSHSAVGGYCNGNLGNMSELPPYQDTMRNSASGPGWYGANPDPRFPAITRFMGPASGMNMSGMGGLGSLGDVSKNMAPLPSAPRRKRRVLFSQAQVYELERRFKQQKYLSAPEREHLASMIHLTPTQVKIWFQNHRYKMKRQAKDKAAQQQLQQDSGGGGGGAGCPQQQQAQQQSPRRVAVPVLVKDGKPCQAGAPAPGAGSLQGHAQQQAQQQAQAAQAAAAAISVGSGGPGLGAHPGHQPGSAGQSPDLAHHAASPAALQGQVSSLSHLNSSGSDYGTMSCSTLLYGRTW, from the exons ATGGGCGAGGGTCGGGGACACCAGGTTTGTTCGAG ccGCCGCCGAATCATGTCGATGAGTCCAAAGCACACGACTCCGTTCTCAGTGTCTGACATCTTGAGTCCCCTGGAGGAAAGCTACAAGAAAGTGGGCATGGAGGGCGGCGGCCTCGGGGCTCCGCTGGCGGCTTACAGGCAGGGCCAGGCGGCTCCGCCGGCCGCGGCCATGCAGCAGCACGCCGTGGGGCACCACGGCGCCGTCACCGCCGCCTACCACATGACGGCGGCAGGGGTGCCCCAGCTCTCGCACTCCGCCGTGGGGGGCTACTGCAACGGCAACCTGGGCAACATGAGTGAGCTGCCGCCGTACCAGGACACCATGCGGAACAGCGCCTCGGGCCCCGGATGGTACGGCGCCAACCCAGACCCGCGCTTCCCCGCCA TCACCCGCTTCATGGGCCCGGCGAGCGGCATGAACATGAGCGGCATGGGCGGCCTGGGCTCGCTGGGGGACGTGAGCAAGAACATGGCCCCGCTGCCAAGCGCACCACGCCGGAAGCGCCGGGTGCTCTTCTCCCAGGCTCAGGTGTACGAGCTGGAGCGACGCTTCAAGCAACAGAAGTACCTGTCGGCGCCCGAGCGGGAGCACCTGGCCAGCATGATCCACCTGACACCCACGCAGGTCAAGATCTGGTTCCAGAACCACCGCTACAAGATGAAGCGCCAAGCCAAGGACAAGGCGGCGCAGCAGCAACTACAGCAGgacagcggcggcggcggcgggggcgccgGGTGCCCGCAGCAGCAGCAAGCGCAGCAGCAGTCGCCGCGCCGCGTGGCAGTGCCGGTCCTGGTGAAAGACGGCAAACCCTGCCAGGCAGGAGCCCCCGCGCCTGGTGCCGGCAGCCTTCAAGGCCACGCGCAACAGCAGGCGCAGCAGCAGGCGCAGGCTGCTCAGGCGGCCGCGGCGGCTATCTCAGTGGGCAGCGGTGGCCCTGGCCTGGGTGCACACCCGGGCCACCAGCCGGGCAGCGCAGGCCAGTCTCCGGACCTGGCACACCACGCCGCCAGCCCCGCGGCGCTTCAGGGCCAGGTCTCCAGCCTGTCCCACCTGAACTCTTCGGGCTCGGACTATGGCACCATGTCTTGCTCCACCTTGCTATATGGTCGGACCTGGTGA
- the NKX2-1 gene encoding homeobox protein Nkx-2.1 isoform X1, whose amino-acid sequence MSSESQLQPQNPACPGDGRGSGTPGGKGAGSRGVPLTAAEEADRRTDTQNNSAAPGFVPRLASSFGGDWGSAPRSPMWSGGSGKARGWEAAAGGRSSPSRLSRRRIMSMSPKHTTPFSVSDILSPLEESYKKVGMEGGGLGAPLAAYRQGQAAPPAAAMQQHAVGHHGAVTAAYHMTAAGVPQLSHSAVGGYCNGNLGNMSELPPYQDTMRNSASGPGWYGANPDPRFPAITRFMGPASGMNMSGMGGLGSLGDVSKNMAPLPSAPRRKRRVLFSQAQVYELERRFKQQKYLSAPEREHLASMIHLTPTQVKIWFQNHRYKMKRQAKDKAAQQQLQQDSGGGGGGAGCPQQQQAQQQSPRRVAVPVLVKDGKPCQAGAPAPGAGSLQGHAQQQAQQQAQAAQAAAAAISVGSGGPGLGAHPGHQPGSAGQSPDLAHHAASPAALQGQVSSLSHLNSSGSDYGTMSCSTLLYGRTW is encoded by the exons ATGTCCTCGGAAAGTCAGCTCCAGCCCCAGAACCCCGCGTGTCCGGGCGATGGGCGAGGGTCGGGGACACCAG GGGGAaagggggcggggagcagaggtGTCCCTCTGACGGCGGCAGAAGAggcagacagacggacagacacgCAGAACAACAGTGCGGCCCCAGGGTTCGTCCCCAGACTCGCGAGCTCGTTTGGTGGTGACTGGGGCTCGGCGCCGCGAAGCCCGATGTGGTCCGGAGGCAGTGGGAAGGCGCGGGGCTGGGAGGCCGCGGCGGGAGGGAGGAGCAGCCCCAGCAGGCTCAG ccGCCGCCGAATCATGTCGATGAGTCCAAAGCACACGACTCCGTTCTCAGTGTCTGACATCTTGAGTCCCCTGGAGGAAAGCTACAAGAAAGTGGGCATGGAGGGCGGCGGCCTCGGGGCTCCGCTGGCGGCTTACAGGCAGGGCCAGGCGGCTCCGCCGGCCGCGGCCATGCAGCAGCACGCCGTGGGGCACCACGGCGCCGTCACCGCCGCCTACCACATGACGGCGGCAGGGGTGCCCCAGCTCTCGCACTCCGCCGTGGGGGGCTACTGCAACGGCAACCTGGGCAACATGAGTGAGCTGCCGCCGTACCAGGACACCATGCGGAACAGCGCCTCGGGCCCCGGATGGTACGGCGCCAACCCAGACCCGCGCTTCCCCGCCA TCACCCGCTTCATGGGCCCGGCGAGCGGCATGAACATGAGCGGCATGGGCGGCCTGGGCTCGCTGGGGGACGTGAGCAAGAACATGGCCCCGCTGCCAAGCGCACCACGCCGGAAGCGCCGGGTGCTCTTCTCCCAGGCTCAGGTGTACGAGCTGGAGCGACGCTTCAAGCAACAGAAGTACCTGTCGGCGCCCGAGCGGGAGCACCTGGCCAGCATGATCCACCTGACACCCACGCAGGTCAAGATCTGGTTCCAGAACCACCGCTACAAGATGAAGCGCCAAGCCAAGGACAAGGCGGCGCAGCAGCAACTACAGCAGgacagcggcggcggcggcgggggcgccgGGTGCCCGCAGCAGCAGCAAGCGCAGCAGCAGTCGCCGCGCCGCGTGGCAGTGCCGGTCCTGGTGAAAGACGGCAAACCCTGCCAGGCAGGAGCCCCCGCGCCTGGTGCCGGCAGCCTTCAAGGCCACGCGCAACAGCAGGCGCAGCAGCAGGCGCAGGCTGCTCAGGCGGCCGCGGCGGCTATCTCAGTGGGCAGCGGTGGCCCTGGCCTGGGTGCACACCCGGGCCACCAGCCGGGCAGCGCAGGCCAGTCTCCGGACCTGGCACACCACGCCGCCAGCCCCGCGGCGCTTCAGGGCCAGGTCTCCAGCCTGTCCCACCTGAACTCTTCGGGCTCGGACTATGGCACCATGTCTTGCTCCACCTTGCTATATGGTCGGACCTGGTGA
- the NKX2-1 gene encoding homeobox protein Nkx-2.1 isoform X3, with amino-acid sequence MSMSPKHTTPFSVSDILSPLEESYKKVGMEGGGLGAPLAAYRQGQAAPPAAAMQQHAVGHHGAVTAAYHMTAAGVPQLSHSAVGGYCNGNLGNMSELPPYQDTMRNSASGPGWYGANPDPRFPAITRFMGPASGMNMSGMGGLGSLGDVSKNMAPLPSAPRRKRRVLFSQAQVYELERRFKQQKYLSAPEREHLASMIHLTPTQVKIWFQNHRYKMKRQAKDKAAQQQLQQDSGGGGGGAGCPQQQQAQQQSPRRVAVPVLVKDGKPCQAGAPAPGAGSLQGHAQQQAQQQAQAAQAAAAAISVGSGGPGLGAHPGHQPGSAGQSPDLAHHAASPAALQGQVSSLSHLNSSGSDYGTMSCSTLLYGRTW; translated from the exons ATGTCGATGAGTCCAAAGCACACGACTCCGTTCTCAGTGTCTGACATCTTGAGTCCCCTGGAGGAAAGCTACAAGAAAGTGGGCATGGAGGGCGGCGGCCTCGGGGCTCCGCTGGCGGCTTACAGGCAGGGCCAGGCGGCTCCGCCGGCCGCGGCCATGCAGCAGCACGCCGTGGGGCACCACGGCGCCGTCACCGCCGCCTACCACATGACGGCGGCAGGGGTGCCCCAGCTCTCGCACTCCGCCGTGGGGGGCTACTGCAACGGCAACCTGGGCAACATGAGTGAGCTGCCGCCGTACCAGGACACCATGCGGAACAGCGCCTCGGGCCCCGGATGGTACGGCGCCAACCCAGACCCGCGCTTCCCCGCCA TCACCCGCTTCATGGGCCCGGCGAGCGGCATGAACATGAGCGGCATGGGCGGCCTGGGCTCGCTGGGGGACGTGAGCAAGAACATGGCCCCGCTGCCAAGCGCACCACGCCGGAAGCGCCGGGTGCTCTTCTCCCAGGCTCAGGTGTACGAGCTGGAGCGACGCTTCAAGCAACAGAAGTACCTGTCGGCGCCCGAGCGGGAGCACCTGGCCAGCATGATCCACCTGACACCCACGCAGGTCAAGATCTGGTTCCAGAACCACCGCTACAAGATGAAGCGCCAAGCCAAGGACAAGGCGGCGCAGCAGCAACTACAGCAGgacagcggcggcggcggcgggggcgccgGGTGCCCGCAGCAGCAGCAAGCGCAGCAGCAGTCGCCGCGCCGCGTGGCAGTGCCGGTCCTGGTGAAAGACGGCAAACCCTGCCAGGCAGGAGCCCCCGCGCCTGGTGCCGGCAGCCTTCAAGGCCACGCGCAACAGCAGGCGCAGCAGCAGGCGCAGGCTGCTCAGGCGGCCGCGGCGGCTATCTCAGTGGGCAGCGGTGGCCCTGGCCTGGGTGCACACCCGGGCCACCAGCCGGGCAGCGCAGGCCAGTCTCCGGACCTGGCACACCACGCCGCCAGCCCCGCGGCGCTTCAGGGCCAGGTCTCCAGCCTGTCCCACCTGAACTCTTCGGGCTCGGACTATGGCACCATGTCTTGCTCCACCTTGCTATATGGTCGGACCTGGTGA